A genomic segment from Cuculus canorus isolate bCucCan1 chromosome 18, bCucCan1.pri, whole genome shotgun sequence encodes:
- the LOC128854023 gene encoding uncharacterized protein LOC128854023 codes for MLTCQAATHSAHRAPTQPVRPVQHLLLPRAGAPRLRQQRPCESERSLAPPRSRVDGVSLETLSRIDSLSQCSRLLRPLDPAGRTWRRNAFGTRAATQQSPPGLGSILGFPPTPKPEIKVAFSKGATGPANIGKHWQTLANTGKYQRSFSRAGWSLLPPTAQDTPQVQRDGLQHGSSQPETQFQLDFTHHEMAWEGWWEEMGGRGWGETSVALPGALPAVFEAAGLIEHNILPPPSASEYKGSETEAVRGDKAAAPGSSYGITAVTLSERLSGWGSGSGDADPPWYPRPRRMRFGAKAFPGMLSSHFSRKTVLY; via the exons ATGCTGACGTGCCAAGCAGCCACGCACAGCGCCCACCGCGCTCCCACGCAACCCGTGCGACCAGtccagcacctcctgctcccCCGGGCCGGCGCCCCACGGCTCCGCCAGCAACGTCCCTGTGAGTCAGAGCGGAGCCTGGCACCGCCACGCTCGCGGGTGGATGGAGTTTCTCTCGAGACGCTTTCCCGTATCGATTCCCTTTCGCAATGCAGCCGTTTGCTGCGGCCTTTGGATCCCGCTGGGAGAACCTGGCGCAGGAACGCCTTCGGGACAAGGGCAGCGACGCAGCAAAGTCCTCCAGGACTTGGCTCCATACTCGGTTTTCCACCAACACCCAAACCGGAGATAAAAGTCGCGTTTTCCAAAGGTGCCACCGGCCCGGCAAACATTGGCAAACACTGGCAAACGTTGGCAAACACCGGCAAATACCAGCGCTCCTTCTCCAGGGCAGGATGGTCCCTCCTGCCTCCAACAGCTCAGGACACACCGCAGGTCCAGCGGGATGGGCTCCAGCATGGCTCATCCCAGCCAGAGACCCAATTCCAGCTGGACTTCACCCACCATGAGATGGCCTGGGAAGGCTGGTGGGAAGAGATGGGAGGCAGGGGCTGGGGTGAGACGAGCGTGGCCCTGCCTGGAGCGCTGCCAGCGGTGTTCGAGGCAGCGGGGTTAATCGAACACAATattcttccccccccctccgctTCGGAATATAAAGGCAGTGAAACAGAAGCTGTGCGGGGAGATAAGGCGGCAGCACCCGGCAGCTCATATGGAATTACTGCAGTGACCTTGAGCGAGAGGCTGTCAG gctggGGCAGCGGCTCCGGGGATGCCGACCCTCCCTGGTACCCGAGGCCGCGACGGATGCGATTTGG GGCCAAAGCCTTCCCGGGAATGCTGTCCAGCCACTTTAGCAGGAAGACAGTACTTTACTGA
- the EPN3 gene encoding epsin-3 isoform X1, whose protein sequence is MTTSALRRQVKNIVHNYSEAEIKVREATSNDPWGPPSSLMSEIADLTFNTVAFAEVMGMIWRRLNDSGKNWRHVYKALTLLDYLIKTGSEKVTHQCRENLYTIQTLKDFQYVDRDGKDQGINIREKVKQVMALLKDEERLKQERAHALQTKERMALEGMGSGSHQVSYGRRASPYGDDYGRTRGSPSSFNSSSSSPRFASDLEQARPQTTGEEELQLQLALAMSREEAEKKPLPPISSTDEERQLQLALALSKEEHEKEVRAWQGESSLLQRAEEPAQGGEEEEEEEKMKKSQSSILELADIFGPAPAPSSHAAADPWEMPDMKPKAEPAASAWAGAPDPWVPVPAASGEPLSQASASSQQSTSGPWDFAPSTAAASDPWGKATVSSGFPPVDPWATAASPPPQVPGSTPAADPWAAVAEPPPHPAPGGDAFDPFAKPPEPAEPPEQDPSQPPSSAKSNSPVEPDPFDDLFPSARQDGAKSFDLTNLAESLPESGKERKDCKTPEAFLGPAASSLVNLDSLVAPAPASKTRNPFLSGLSTPSPTNPFSLTEQPKPTLNQMRTSSPVPSLPSGLPANSMTYSASLPMPLSSVPAAAAALPASASAFPQAGTFPELPHSLPQPLLPLSGPPAPPAAPGGLNPFL, encoded by the exons ATGACGACCTCGGCGCTGCGCCGGCAGGTGAAAAACATTGTGCACAACTACTCGGAGGCAGAGATCAAGGTGCGGGAGGCCACCTCCAATGatccatggggacccccaagCTCCCTGATGTCAGAGATCGCCGACCTCACCTTCAACACGGTGGCCTTCGCCGAGGTCATGGGTATGATCTGGCGGCGGCTGAATGACAGCGGCAAGAACTGGCGTCACGTCTACAAAGCCCTCACCCTCCTGGACTACCTCATCAAAACCGGCTCCGAGAAGGTGACCCACCAGTGCCGCGAGAACCTCTACACCATCCAGACGCTGAAGGACTTCCAGTACGTGGACCGTGACGGCAAGGACCAGGGCATCAACATCCGAGAGAAGGTGAAGCAGGTGATGGCGCTGCTGAAggacgaggagcggctgaagcAGGAGCGGGCGCACGCGCTGCAGACCAAGGAGCGCATGGCCCTCGAGGGCATGGGCAGCGGCAGCCACCAGGTCTCCTACGGCCGCCGCGCATCGCCCTATGGTGACGACTACGGCCGGACACGGGGTTCACCCTCGTCCTTTAACT CATCGTCCTCATCCCCACGCTTCGCCTCCGACCTGGAGCAAGCGAGGCCCCAGACGACGGGcgaggaggagctgcagctgcagctcgCGCTGGCCATGAGTCGGGAGGAGGCGGAGAAG AAGCCACTTCCTCCAATTTCCAGTACAGATGAAGAAAGGCAATTGCAGCTCGCGCTCGCGCTGAGCAAAGAGGAGCACGAGAAG GAGGTGAGGGCTTGGCAAGGGGAGAGCTCCCTGCTGCAGAGAGCGGAGGAGCCTGCCCAGGgcggcgaggaggaggaggaggaagagaagatgaagaaaagccaG TCTTCCATCCTGGAGCTGGCGGATATATTTGGGCCGGCGCCAGCCCCCTCCAGCCACGCGGCTGCCGACCCATGGGAGATGCCAG aCATGAAGCCCAAAGCGGAGCCAGCCGCCTCTGCCTGGGCCGGCGCGCCCGACCCCTGGGTCCCAGTCCCGGCTGCCAGCGGGGAGCCCCTCTCCCAGGCGAGCGCCTCGTCCCAGCAAAGCACCAGCGGGCCCTGGGATTTTGCACCCAGCACCGCGGCAGCCTCCGACCCTTGGGGGAAGGCGACCGTGTCTTCTGGATTCCCTCCTGTGGACCCTTGGGCGACGGCGGCGTCGCCCCCACCGCAGGTCCCTGGTTCTACACCAGCCGCCGACCCTTGGGCTGCTGTGGCTGAGCCACCTCCTCACCCCG CTCCAGGGGGGGATGCTTTCGACCCATTTGCAAAGCCACCCGAACCCGCTGAGCCACCGGAGCAGGACCCCTCGCAGCCGCCCTCCTCCGCCAAGTCCAACAGCCCTGTCG AGCCGGACCCCTTCGATGACCTGTTCCCCAGCGCCAGGCAGGATGGGGCGAAGAGCTTCGACCTCACCAACCTGGCCGAATCCCTGCCCGAATCCGGCAAGGAACGCAAGGACTGTAAAACCCCTGAGGCTTTCCTTggccccgccgcctcctcccTGGTCAACCTGGACTCCCTGGTCGCGCCTGCACCCGCCTCCAAGACGCGAAACCCCTTTCTCTCGG GTCTGAGCACGCCGTCCCCCACCAACCCCTTCAGCCTCACCGAGCAGCCCAAGCCGACGCTCAACCAGATGCGGACCAGCTCGCCGGTTCCCAGCCTCCCTTCGGGTCTCCCCGCCAACTCCATGACCTACAGCGCGTCCCTGCCGATGCCCCTCAGCAGCGTCCCCGCCGCCGCAGCCGCCCTGCCcgcctctgccagtgccttcCCCCAGGCTGGCACCTTCCCCGAACTCCCCCACTCTTTGCCGCAGCCGTTACTGCCGCTGAGCGGACCCCCGGCCCCGCCGGCCGCTCCGGGGGGGCTCAACCCCTTCCTCTGA
- the EPN3 gene encoding epsin-3 isoform X2 gives MTTSALRRQVKNIVHNYSEAEIKVREATSNDPWGPPSSLMSEIADLTFNTVAFAEVMGMIWRRLNDSGKNWRHVYKALTLLDYLIKTGSEKVTHQCRENLYTIQTLKDFQYVDRDGKDQGINIREKVKQVMALLKDEERLKQERAHALQTKERMALEGMGSGSHQVSYGRRASPYGDDYGRTRGSPSSFNSSSSSPRFASDLEQARPQTTGEEELQLQLALAMSREEAEKEVRAWQGESSLLQRAEEPAQGGEEEEEEEKMKKSQSSILELADIFGPAPAPSSHAAADPWEMPDMKPKAEPAASAWAGAPDPWVPVPAASGEPLSQASASSQQSTSGPWDFAPSTAAASDPWGKATVSSGFPPVDPWATAASPPPQVPGSTPAADPWAAVAEPPPHPAPGGDAFDPFAKPPEPAEPPEQDPSQPPSSAKSNSPVEPDPFDDLFPSARQDGAKSFDLTNLAESLPESGKERKDCKTPEAFLGPAASSLVNLDSLVAPAPASKTRNPFLSGLSTPSPTNPFSLTEQPKPTLNQMRTSSPVPSLPSGLPANSMTYSASLPMPLSSVPAAAAALPASASAFPQAGTFPELPHSLPQPLLPLSGPPAPPAAPGGLNPFL, from the exons ATGACGACCTCGGCGCTGCGCCGGCAGGTGAAAAACATTGTGCACAACTACTCGGAGGCAGAGATCAAGGTGCGGGAGGCCACCTCCAATGatccatggggacccccaagCTCCCTGATGTCAGAGATCGCCGACCTCACCTTCAACACGGTGGCCTTCGCCGAGGTCATGGGTATGATCTGGCGGCGGCTGAATGACAGCGGCAAGAACTGGCGTCACGTCTACAAAGCCCTCACCCTCCTGGACTACCTCATCAAAACCGGCTCCGAGAAGGTGACCCACCAGTGCCGCGAGAACCTCTACACCATCCAGACGCTGAAGGACTTCCAGTACGTGGACCGTGACGGCAAGGACCAGGGCATCAACATCCGAGAGAAGGTGAAGCAGGTGATGGCGCTGCTGAAggacgaggagcggctgaagcAGGAGCGGGCGCACGCGCTGCAGACCAAGGAGCGCATGGCCCTCGAGGGCATGGGCAGCGGCAGCCACCAGGTCTCCTACGGCCGCCGCGCATCGCCCTATGGTGACGACTACGGCCGGACACGGGGTTCACCCTCGTCCTTTAACT CATCGTCCTCATCCCCACGCTTCGCCTCCGACCTGGAGCAAGCGAGGCCCCAGACGACGGGcgaggaggagctgcagctgcagctcgCGCTGGCCATGAGTCGGGAGGAGGCGGAGAAG GAGGTGAGGGCTTGGCAAGGGGAGAGCTCCCTGCTGCAGAGAGCGGAGGAGCCTGCCCAGGgcggcgaggaggaggaggaggaagagaagatgaagaaaagccaG TCTTCCATCCTGGAGCTGGCGGATATATTTGGGCCGGCGCCAGCCCCCTCCAGCCACGCGGCTGCCGACCCATGGGAGATGCCAG aCATGAAGCCCAAAGCGGAGCCAGCCGCCTCTGCCTGGGCCGGCGCGCCCGACCCCTGGGTCCCAGTCCCGGCTGCCAGCGGGGAGCCCCTCTCCCAGGCGAGCGCCTCGTCCCAGCAAAGCACCAGCGGGCCCTGGGATTTTGCACCCAGCACCGCGGCAGCCTCCGACCCTTGGGGGAAGGCGACCGTGTCTTCTGGATTCCCTCCTGTGGACCCTTGGGCGACGGCGGCGTCGCCCCCACCGCAGGTCCCTGGTTCTACACCAGCCGCCGACCCTTGGGCTGCTGTGGCTGAGCCACCTCCTCACCCCG CTCCAGGGGGGGATGCTTTCGACCCATTTGCAAAGCCACCCGAACCCGCTGAGCCACCGGAGCAGGACCCCTCGCAGCCGCCCTCCTCCGCCAAGTCCAACAGCCCTGTCG AGCCGGACCCCTTCGATGACCTGTTCCCCAGCGCCAGGCAGGATGGGGCGAAGAGCTTCGACCTCACCAACCTGGCCGAATCCCTGCCCGAATCCGGCAAGGAACGCAAGGACTGTAAAACCCCTGAGGCTTTCCTTggccccgccgcctcctcccTGGTCAACCTGGACTCCCTGGTCGCGCCTGCACCCGCCTCCAAGACGCGAAACCCCTTTCTCTCGG GTCTGAGCACGCCGTCCCCCACCAACCCCTTCAGCCTCACCGAGCAGCCCAAGCCGACGCTCAACCAGATGCGGACCAGCTCGCCGGTTCCCAGCCTCCCTTCGGGTCTCCCCGCCAACTCCATGACCTACAGCGCGTCCCTGCCGATGCCCCTCAGCAGCGTCCCCGCCGCCGCAGCCGCCCTGCCcgcctctgccagtgccttcCCCCAGGCTGGCACCTTCCCCGAACTCCCCCACTCTTTGCCGCAGCCGTTACTGCCGCTGAGCGGACCCCCGGCCCCGCCGGCCGCTCCGGGGGGGCTCAACCCCTTCCTCTGA